In Amycolatopsis methanolica 239, a single genomic region encodes these proteins:
- a CDS encoding NUDIX hydrolase has product MYDKHAYEPFAVTVDLAVFTVRAGRLWILLVERGSEPFAGWWALPGGFLRPDESAEAAARRELAEETGFAEVAGLHLEQLRTYSEPDRDPRMRVVSVAFAALVPGAPEPAGGGDAARAAWVPFGEQGALAFDHDRILADAHHRIGGELERTGLATEFCEPEFTLGELRLVYEAVWGTGLDPANFRRKVLATPGFVTPVAGASRLTGGRGKPAALYRAGGAATLHPPLLRPTEGRRS; this is encoded by the coding sequence ATGTACGACAAGCACGCGTACGAGCCCTTCGCGGTGACTGTCGACCTCGCGGTGTTCACGGTGCGCGCCGGGCGGCTGTGGATCCTGCTCGTGGAGCGCGGCTCGGAACCGTTCGCGGGGTGGTGGGCGTTGCCGGGCGGGTTCCTGAGGCCGGACGAGTCGGCGGAGGCCGCGGCCCGGCGGGAGCTCGCCGAGGAGACCGGATTCGCCGAGGTCGCGGGGCTCCACCTGGAACAGCTGCGCACCTACAGCGAGCCGGACCGGGATCCGCGGATGCGTGTGGTGTCGGTGGCCTTCGCCGCGCTCGTGCCGGGCGCGCCGGAGCCTGCCGGCGGCGGGGACGCGGCCCGCGCCGCCTGGGTGCCGTTCGGCGAGCAGGGGGCGCTCGCCTTCGACCACGACCGCATCCTGGCCGACGCCCACCACCGCATCGGCGGGGAACTCGAACGCACCGGCCTGGCCACGGAGTTCTGCGAGCCCGAGTTCACGCTCGGCGAGCTGCGCCTGGTCTACGAGGCGGTGTGGGGGACCGGTCTCGACCCGGCCAACTTCCGGCGGAAGGTGCTCGCCACCCCGGGGTTCGTCACGCCCGTGGCAGGCGCGTCCCGGCTGACCGGCGGGCGCGGCAAACCCGCCGCGCTGTACCGGGCCGGTGGCGCCGCCACGCTGCACCCGCCGCTACTCCGACCGACGGAAGGACGACGTTCATGA
- a CDS encoding ADP-ribosylglycohydrolase family protein: MTTQPATGSLLGLALGDALGAPTEFQGVPAILAAHGPWPEMDLPGPVALITDDTQMALAVARAAVRGELDPERFEPPLRAEFVSWLRSPENNRAPGATCLRACRLLEAGHPWPEASQITSKGCGANMRVTPLGLLPGIDGEERPGAAQLQAGLTHGHPTGLAAADLTAYAVHLLAEGAEPAGLPGALRDYAVRHRETYHERWLGDLWTRAGDSSPEQFIARGWDECLAALDRLDAAVRDADRDTDPCLATGEGWVAEEALATGLLCFLLFPADPVLALRRAACTSGDSDSIAALAGAFAGAHHGAGAWPQAWVARLEHRDELLALGAKWDRA; the protein is encoded by the coding sequence ATGACCACGCAACCGGCCACCGGCTCGCTGCTGGGCCTCGCTCTGGGCGACGCGCTCGGCGCGCCGACCGAGTTCCAGGGTGTGCCGGCGATCCTCGCCGCGCACGGGCCGTGGCCCGAGATGGACCTGCCCGGCCCGGTCGCGTTGATCACCGACGACACGCAGATGGCGCTGGCGGTCGCCCGCGCGGCCGTGCGGGGCGAGCTGGACCCGGAGCGGTTCGAGCCGCCGTTGCGGGCGGAGTTCGTCTCCTGGCTGCGCTCGCCCGAGAACAACCGCGCCCCCGGCGCCACCTGCCTGCGGGCCTGCCGCCTGCTGGAGGCCGGTCACCCGTGGCCGGAGGCCAGCCAGATCACCTCGAAGGGCTGCGGGGCGAACATGCGCGTCACGCCGCTGGGCCTGCTGCCCGGGATCGACGGCGAAGAGCGCCCTGGCGCCGCCCAGTTGCAGGCGGGCCTCACGCACGGGCACCCCACCGGGCTCGCCGCCGCCGATCTCACCGCGTATGCCGTCCACCTGCTGGCCGAGGGCGCCGAACCGGCCGGGCTGCCCGGGGCGTTGCGCGACTACGCTGTCCGGCACCGCGAGACCTACCACGAGCGGTGGCTGGGCGACCTGTGGACGCGCGCTGGTGACTCCTCGCCGGAGCAGTTCATCGCCCGCGGCTGGGACGAGTGCCTGGCCGCCCTGGACCGCCTGGACGCGGCGGTGCGCGACGCCGACCGGGACACCGACCCGTGCCTGGCCACCGGCGAGGGCTGGGTCGCCGAGGAGGCGCTGGCCACGGGGCTGCTGTGCTTCCTGCTGTTCCCCGCCGACCCGGTGCTCGCCCTGCGGCGCGCCGCCTGCACGTCCGGCGACTCGGACTCGATCGCCGCGCTGGCCGGCGCGTTCGCGGGCGCCCACCACGGCGCCGGAGCCTGGCCGCAGGCGTGGGTCGCGCGGCTGGAGCACCGCGACGAGCTGCTCGCGCTCGGCGCGAAGTGGGACCGCGCCTGA
- a CDS encoding zinc-binding dehydrogenase, whose amino-acid sequence MTLALVSRPDGTALVAEEVTLPALAPGELRVRVTAASIDPVDVLLAAGPARAIFGLTGTVGLGMSLTGVVTETADTAFAAGDPVAALHPDFAAPVRAHATETVLPASAAARLPNGLDPVAAASLPVNALTATELVDGLGPADGRSVLVTGAAGGVRGYAVALAAHAGWTVTGLARETDRAFVLRAGARGLVTQVPGPSFDAVVDAAVLHLAGLPALRDGGAVAGVPSASPASPERDISISISSVRPDGARLAGLLDLAASGVLELRIAGRVPLADAAVAYDKVAGGGQRGRWLLVP is encoded by the coding sequence ATGACTCTCGCACTCGTGTCCCGGCCCGACGGCACCGCGCTGGTCGCCGAAGAGGTCACGCTGCCCGCGCTCGCGCCCGGCGAGCTGCGGGTCCGGGTCACCGCCGCCTCGATCGACCCTGTCGACGTCCTCCTCGCCGCCGGGCCTGCCCGCGCGATCTTCGGGTTGACCGGCACCGTCGGGCTCGGCATGTCGCTGACCGGCGTGGTCACCGAGACCGCGGACACCGCCTTCGCGGCAGGCGACCCGGTCGCCGCGCTGCATCCCGACTTCGCCGCGCCGGTCCGCGCGCACGCCACCGAGACCGTCCTGCCCGCGTCGGCCGCCGCGCGGCTGCCCAACGGCCTCGATCCGGTCGCCGCCGCCTCCCTGCCGGTCAACGCCCTGACAGCCACGGAGCTGGTGGACGGCCTGGGGCCCGCCGACGGGCGGAGCGTGCTGGTGACCGGCGCCGCCGGGGGTGTCCGCGGGTATGCCGTCGCGCTGGCCGCCCATGCCGGCTGGACCGTGACCGGCCTCGCCCGCGAAACCGACCGGGCCTTCGTGCTGCGCGCCGGGGCGCGCGGGCTGGTCACGCAGGTGCCGGGCCCGTCGTTCGACGCCGTGGTCGACGCCGCCGTGCTGCACCTGGCGGGATTGCCCGCGCTTCGCGACGGCGGGGCGGTCGCCGGCGTGCCCTCGGCGTCTCCGGCGAGCCCGGAACGGGACATCTCGATATCGATCTCGAGCGTCCGGCCCGACGGCGCCCGTCTCGCCGGTTTGCTCGACCTGGCCGCGTCCGGGGTGCTGGAGTTGCGGATCGCCGGCCGCGTGCCGCTGGCCGACGCCGCCGTCGCCTATGACAAGGTGGCCGGTGGCGGCCAGCGCGGCCGGTGGCTGCTCGTGCCGTGA
- a CDS encoding winged helix-turn-helix transcriptional regulator, which produces MEVTERPARFDAFAANCPSRRLLDTIGDKWASLVIVALGLTGRMRYSELSARIAGVSQKMLTQTLRHLERDGLVSRTVTPSVPVRVDYELTPLGRSLLGIMRHLKEWAEEHMPEVDRARAEYDRR; this is translated from the coding sequence ATGGAGGTCACCGAGCGGCCCGCGCGGTTCGACGCGTTCGCCGCGAACTGCCCCAGCCGTCGGCTGCTGGACACGATCGGCGACAAGTGGGCGAGCCTGGTGATCGTCGCGCTGGGGCTGACCGGCCGGATGCGGTACTCCGAGCTGTCCGCGCGGATCGCCGGGGTGAGCCAGAAGATGCTGACCCAGACGCTGCGCCACCTCGAGCGGGACGGACTGGTGAGCCGCACGGTGACCCCGTCGGTGCCGGTGCGGGTCGACTACGAGCTCACGCCGCTGGGCCGGTCGCTGCTCGGCATCATGCGCCACCTCAAGGAGTGGGCCGAGGAGCACATGCCCGAGGTGGACCGGGCGCGCGCGGAGTACGACCGGCGGTGA
- a CDS encoding trimeric intracellular cation channel family protein: MDGTTIEAINQVTRYLDLAGVFACAILGGAIARSERLDLFGFLVVGSVSGLGGGVIRDTLLQHGTPVALTDYAYLPTALAGALLSFAISISENAWDKLFTALDAAVIGFWAVTGAQKTLAAGLGWLPAILLGTTTAVGGGALRDILLRRVPAVFGGNALYGTVAAAVAATMVICHYLGAPLVGVVAGVVGALLFRLAAVKFRWNLPNGLEWQPHSRLASAWRSRRVRRNPPEDQSAV; this comes from the coding sequence GTGGACGGAACGACCATCGAAGCGATCAACCAGGTGACGCGCTACCTGGATCTGGCGGGCGTGTTCGCGTGCGCGATCCTCGGCGGCGCGATCGCCCGGAGCGAGCGGCTGGACCTGTTCGGGTTCCTCGTGGTGGGCAGCGTGTCGGGGCTGGGCGGCGGGGTCATCCGGGACACGCTGCTGCAGCACGGCACACCGGTCGCGCTGACCGACTACGCCTACCTGCCGACCGCGCTGGCCGGCGCGCTGCTGTCGTTCGCGATCTCGATCAGCGAGAACGCGTGGGACAAGCTGTTCACGGCGCTGGACGCAGCGGTGATCGGATTCTGGGCGGTCACCGGGGCGCAGAAGACGCTGGCCGCCGGGCTGGGCTGGTTGCCGGCGATCCTGCTGGGCACGACGACGGCGGTCGGCGGGGGCGCACTGCGGGACATCCTGCTGCGGCGGGTGCCCGCGGTGTTCGGCGGGAACGCGCTGTACGGCACGGTGGCGGCGGCCGTCGCGGCCACGATGGTCATCTGCCACTACCTGGGCGCCCCGCTGGTAGGCGTCGTGGCTGGGGTCGTGGGCGCGCTGCTGTTCCGCCTGGCGGCGGTGAAGTTCCGGTGGAACCTGCCCAACGGGCTGGAGTGGCAGCCGCACTCCCGGCTGGCGAGCGCGTGGCGCAGCCGGCGGGTGCGGCGCAACCCGCCGGAGGACCAGTCCGCGGTCTAG
- a CDS encoding class I SAM-dependent methyltransferase has product MPAEQPAWRPSDTELFTTYGDAFVPRRREQITTVCDLLDGIPDPHVLDLCCGEGLLSEEYLRRGPACRVTLLDGSPEMLDKAAARLAPFPGRWQRVQADIHDCGWRRGPVGGVMTSLAAHHLDGPGKHALYRDLHDMLVPGGVLVMADLVEPVGARAREVAAAHWDRAVREAGGDEAAQAFEGAEWNYFRLPGPDPVDTPSSVAEHLTWLADAGFADVDLVWLHAGHAIFTATRL; this is encoded by the coding sequence ATGCCCGCTGAACAGCCCGCCTGGCGGCCCTCCGACACCGAGTTGTTCACCACCTACGGCGACGCGTTCGTCCCGCGCCGGCGCGAGCAGATCACGACCGTCTGCGACCTCCTCGACGGCATCCCCGACCCGCACGTGCTCGACCTGTGCTGCGGCGAGGGTCTGCTGTCCGAGGAGTACCTGCGCCGCGGCCCCGCCTGCCGCGTCACGCTGCTCGACGGCTCGCCGGAGATGCTGGACAAGGCCGCCGCCCGGCTCGCGCCCTTCCCCGGGCGGTGGCAGCGGGTTCAGGCGGACATCCACGACTGCGGCTGGCGGCGCGGCCCGGTCGGCGGCGTGATGACCTCGCTCGCGGCGCACCACCTCGACGGCCCCGGCAAGCACGCGTTGTACCGCGACCTGCACGACATGCTCGTGCCCGGCGGGGTGCTCGTCATGGCCGACCTGGTCGAACCCGTCGGCGCCCGCGCCCGCGAGGTGGCCGCCGCGCACTGGGACCGGGCCGTGCGCGAGGCGGGCGGCGACGAAGCGGCGCAGGCGTTCGAAGGCGCGGAGTGGAACTACTTCCGCCTGCCCGGCCCGGACCCGGTCGACACGCCATCCTCGGTCGCCGAGCACCTGACCTGGCTCGCCGACGCCGGGTTCGCCGACGTGGACCTGGTCTGGCTGCACGCCGGGCACGCGATCTTCACCGCAACCCGCCTCTGA
- a CDS encoding LysR family transcriptional regulator: protein MELRQLEYFVTVAEEGNFTRAAKRVHVAQPGVSAQVRRLERELGHELLDRSGRTVRLTEVGAAVLPYARAALAAVAGARLVADEFRGLVRGRVAFGMVTSHNFDVPGLLASFHEDHPGVEITLVEARSVELAAGIRDGRLDAAIISLATDERPPGLDVLVLTDQAITAAVGLDDQWAGRAEVPLADLRERPLISLPAGTGLRARLDEACAARGITARIGFEAGHPMVLADLAARGLGVAILPDSVATARPDLHPIPITDPPMRGCLALAWRAAGPASPAARVFLNRARAAL, encoded by the coding sequence ATGGAACTGCGGCAGCTCGAGTACTTCGTGACGGTCGCCGAGGAGGGCAACTTCACCCGCGCCGCCAAACGCGTGCACGTCGCCCAGCCCGGCGTGTCGGCGCAGGTCAGGCGGCTGGAGCGGGAGCTGGGGCACGAGCTGCTGGACCGGTCCGGGCGTACGGTCCGGCTCACCGAGGTCGGCGCCGCGGTCCTCCCCTACGCCCGCGCGGCCCTGGCTGCCGTCGCCGGGGCGCGGCTGGTCGCCGACGAGTTCCGCGGCCTCGTCCGGGGCAGGGTCGCGTTCGGCATGGTCACCTCGCACAACTTCGACGTGCCCGGCCTGCTCGCGAGCTTCCACGAAGACCACCCGGGCGTGGAGATCACGCTCGTCGAAGCCCGCTCCGTCGAGCTGGCCGCCGGCATCCGCGACGGCCGCCTCGACGCGGCGATCATCAGCCTCGCCACCGACGAACGCCCACCCGGCCTGGACGTCCTCGTCCTCACCGACCAGGCCATCACCGCCGCCGTCGGCCTCGACGACCAGTGGGCCGGGCGTGCCGAGGTCCCGCTCGCGGACCTGCGGGAGCGGCCGCTCATCAGCCTGCCCGCGGGCACCGGGCTGCGCGCACGCCTCGACGAAGCCTGCGCCGCGCGCGGCATCACCGCGCGGATCGGGTTCGAGGCCGGTCACCCCATGGTGCTGGCCGACCTCGCCGCCCGCGGGCTGGGCGTGGCGATCCTGCCGGACTCGGTCGCCACCGCGCGCCCCGACCTGCACCCGATCCCGATCACCGACCCGCCGATGCGGGGGTGCCTGGCCCTCGCGTGGCGTGCGGCCGGCCCGGCGAGCCCTGCGGCACGGGTGTTCCTCAACCGCGCCCGCGCGGCGCTGTGA
- a CDS encoding YybH family protein, whose protein sequence is MIDKARTPEDLAVMFAERANSRDAKALSELYAENAVLAFPPGSQTVGRDAIREVLERLVEQGGEFQVEEPMPTVYYGDLALCSTRPADNTGGRVQVARRQPDDTWLRIIDRPETRRPE, encoded by the coding sequence GTGATCGACAAGGCCAGGACACCAGAAGACCTCGCCGTGATGTTCGCGGAGCGGGCCAACTCCCGGGACGCGAAAGCGCTGTCCGAGCTGTACGCGGAAAACGCGGTGCTGGCGTTCCCGCCCGGGTCGCAGACGGTCGGCCGCGACGCGATCCGCGAGGTGCTGGAGCGGCTGGTGGAGCAGGGCGGCGAGTTCCAGGTCGAGGAGCCGATGCCGACGGTCTACTACGGCGACCTGGCGCTGTGCTCGACCCGGCCTGCCGACAACACCGGGGGGCGGGTGCAGGTCGCGCGGCGGCAGCCGGACGACACCTGGCTGCGGATCATCGACCGGCCGGAGACCCGCCGCCCGGAGTGA
- a CDS encoding MarR family winged helix-turn-helix transcriptional regulator: MAQYAVLRQLADHPEVSSAELARLCFVTRQWLGEVLAELRRAGLVTVGEGASGRVRPVRLSDTRRARPADVEDRMLAGLGDGDRRRLAELLARCADNLTPGGGSPAGR, from the coding sequence ATGGCCCAGTACGCGGTGTTGCGCCAGCTGGCCGACCACCCGGAGGTCTCCTCCGCCGAGCTCGCGCGGCTGTGCTTCGTCACCCGGCAGTGGCTCGGCGAGGTGCTCGCCGAGCTGCGCCGCGCCGGGCTGGTCACCGTGGGCGAAGGCGCCTCCGGCCGGGTGCGTCCCGTGCGCCTGAGCGACACCAGGCGCGCCCGGCCGGCCGACGTCGAGGACCGGATGCTCGCCGGACTCGGCGACGGCGACCGGCGGCGGCTGGCCGAGCTGCTCGCCCGCTGCGCGGACAACCTCACTCCGGGCGGCGGGTCTCCGGCCGGTCGATGA
- a CDS encoding putative protein N(5)-glutamine methyltransferase, producing the protein MSVDVETVLVTRLRAAGCVFAEDEARLLLEAASGPELDALTARRVAGEPLEQVLGWAGFRGLRIHVEPGVFVPRRRTELLVEEAVRLAPPRPVVVDLCCGSGALGAALAAELDLAELHAADLDPAAVRCARRNVPGEVHEGDLYEALPAELRGRVDLLVVNVPYVPTDAVVLMPPEARLHEPQLALDGGADGLDIARRVVAGAPDWLAPCGHLLIETSERQAPALVQAATGAGLTARTVTSEELDATALVARRG; encoded by the coding sequence GTGTCCGTCGATGTCGAAACCGTTCTCGTGACCCGTCTGCGGGCGGCCGGCTGTGTGTTCGCCGAGGATGAGGCCCGGCTGCTGCTGGAGGCCGCCTCCGGGCCCGAGCTGGACGCCCTGACCGCCCGCCGGGTCGCCGGCGAACCGCTCGAGCAGGTCCTCGGCTGGGCCGGGTTCCGCGGCCTGCGCATCCACGTCGAGCCGGGCGTGTTCGTGCCCCGGCGCCGCACCGAACTGCTCGTCGAGGAGGCGGTGCGGCTGGCCCCGCCGCGGCCGGTGGTGGTGGACCTGTGCTGCGGTTCCGGCGCGCTGGGCGCCGCGCTGGCCGCGGAGCTCGATCTCGCCGAGCTGCACGCCGCCGACCTCGACCCGGCGGCGGTGCGGTGCGCGCGCCGCAACGTGCCGGGCGAGGTCCACGAAGGCGACCTGTACGAGGCGTTGCCCGCCGAGCTGCGCGGGCGCGTGGACCTGCTGGTGGTCAACGTCCCGTACGTGCCCACCGACGCGGTCGTGCTGATGCCGCCGGAAGCCCGTCTGCACGAACCGCAGCTCGCCCTCGACGGCGGCGCGGACGGGCTGGACATCGCGCGCCGTGTCGTCGCCGGCGCGCCGGACTGGCTCGCCCCCTGCGGTCACCTGCTGATCGAGACCAGCGAACGGCAGGCCCCCGCGCTCGTGCAGGCGGCCACCGGCGCCGGGCTGACCGCGCGAACCGTGACCTCGGAAGAGCTGGACGCGACCGCGCTCGTGGCCCGCCGTGGCTGA
- a CDS encoding AraC family ligand binding domain-containing protein, translating into MADRVEHRYGPAGIRLVTASFHSHHFVPHAHSEYAIAAVERGVEAVRYRGGTEHAPAGSLLLIDAEAIHAGHPAIAEGWDYRVSYVPPELLAELAGHRPRFTAVTPHDPALARRLVRLHRAAAPLHTLEETLSTVLTRYSGAAVAEPAEPAAVRRVRRALADDLQHTPSLDELAALAGMPRFRLLRAFRRATGVTPHGYLLQLRLRHAQQLLAAPGRAGGRGQRVPRPVAPAPALPPGFRGHTGQFRAQ; encoded by the coding sequence GTGGCTGACCGGGTCGAACACCGCTACGGACCGGCGGGCATCCGGCTCGTCACCGCGTCCTTCCACAGCCACCACTTCGTTCCGCACGCTCACAGCGAGTACGCGATCGCGGCCGTGGAACGCGGAGTCGAGGCGGTGCGCTACCGCGGCGGCACCGAGCACGCGCCCGCGGGCAGCCTGCTGCTCATCGACGCCGAAGCCATCCACGCCGGCCACCCCGCCATCGCCGAAGGCTGGGACTACCGCGTCTCCTACGTGCCGCCCGAGCTGCTGGCGGAACTGGCCGGGCACCGGCCGCGATTCACCGCGGTCACCCCGCACGACCCCGCCCTCGCACGTCGGCTGGTCCGCCTGCACCGCGCCGCGGCGCCGCTGCACACCCTCGAGGAAACGCTTTCAACGGTGCTGACGCGGTATTCCGGCGCCGCGGTGGCAGAGCCGGCGGAACCCGCGGCGGTACGGCGGGTGCGGCGGGCGCTGGCGGACGACCTCCAGCACACGCCCAGTCTCGACGAGCTCGCGGCGCTGGCGGGGATGCCGCGTTTCCGGCTGCTGCGTGCGTTCCGGCGGGCCACGGGCGTGACCCCGCACGGCTACCTGCTGCAGTTGCGCCTGCGGCACGCGCAGCAGTTGCTCGCCGCACCCGGTCGCGCGGGCGGACGCGGACAGCGGGTTCCACGACCAGTCGCACCTGCACCGGCACTTCCGCCGGGTTTTCGGGGCCACACCGGGCAGTTTCGCGCGCAATGA
- a CDS encoding cysteine hydrolase family protein has protein sequence MDEHTRPEFSRSALLTIDLQRDFLDVPGTRAVLPAVRRLTAAFRAAGRPVVHVVRLYLPTAATPTPARVPARGAVPGSAGSQLADDLGGQLDHEALLAGQFQEFGPGEHAMYKPRWSAFYGTRLREHLRATGVTTVVVAGCNYPNCPRSTLVDATERDFRTVAVRDAISGWAAAADRELAGMGIACLPAADVLAGLGES, from the coding sequence ATGGACGAGCACACGCGACCGGAGTTCTCCCGCAGCGCCTTGCTGACCATCGACCTGCAACGCGATTTCCTGGACGTCCCCGGCACCCGCGCGGTGCTCCCGGCCGTGCGGCGGCTGACCGCGGCGTTCCGCGCGGCGGGGCGGCCGGTCGTGCACGTCGTGCGGCTCTACCTGCCGACGGCAGCAACGCCGACCCCGGCGCGCGTCCCGGCCCGGGGTGCGGTGCCGGGGTCGGCGGGTTCGCAGCTCGCGGACGACCTCGGCGGGCAGCTGGACCACGAGGCGCTGCTGGCGGGTCAGTTCCAGGAGTTCGGGCCCGGGGAGCACGCGATGTACAAGCCGCGGTGGAGCGCCTTCTACGGCACGCGGCTGCGCGAGCACCTGCGTGCCACGGGTGTGACGACCGTCGTGGTGGCCGGCTGCAACTACCCGAACTGCCCGCGCTCGACGCTCGTCGACGCGACAGAGCGGGACTTCCGCACGGTCGCGGTGCGCGACGCGATCTCCGGCTGGGCCGCGGCGGCCGACCGTGAGCTGGCCGGAATGGGCATCGCGTGCCTGCCCGCCGCGGACGTGCTGGCCGGGTTAGGCGAGAGCTGA
- a CDS encoding FadR/GntR family transcriptional regulator yields the protein MTELRRGPVVPQVASLLRQRIHRGDWRPGDRLPNEVQLAAEFGVGRSSVREAVRLLAQDGLLDVRHGSGTFVAAGTAGTSDVRRLVRRARVLEVYEVRRALEVEAARLAAQRVRPEDIERLRADLRKRQDERGGDPAVFVDADLAFHRAVVELSGNALLLSLFTAAEPVLRQILTDLVRHETQLPDSSAAHADLLDALERGDPDAAVAATVANLDPVLRGLGSALA from the coding sequence ATGACGGAGCTGCGCCGTGGACCGGTCGTGCCCCAGGTGGCGAGCCTGCTGCGGCAGCGGATTCACCGCGGCGACTGGCGCCCCGGCGACCGGCTGCCCAACGAGGTCCAGCTCGCCGCCGAGTTCGGGGTCGGGCGGTCCTCGGTGCGGGAGGCGGTCCGCCTGCTCGCGCAGGACGGGCTCCTGGACGTGCGCCACGGCTCCGGCACCTTCGTCGCCGCCGGGACGGCCGGCACCAGCGACGTGCGCCGGCTGGTGCGGCGCGCGCGGGTGCTGGAGGTGTACGAGGTCCGCCGCGCGCTGGAGGTCGAGGCGGCGCGGCTCGCGGCGCAGCGGGTCCGGCCCGAGGACATCGAGCGCCTGCGCGCGGACCTGCGGAAACGACAGGACGAGCGCGGCGGCGACCCGGCGGTGTTCGTCGACGCCGACCTCGCCTTCCACCGCGCCGTCGTGGAGCTGTCCGGCAACGCGCTCCTGCTGAGCCTGTTCACCGCCGCCGAGCCGGTGCTGCGGCAGATCCTCACCGACCTGGTCCGCCACGAGACGCAGCTGCCGGACTCCTCCGCCGCCCACGCCGACCTCCTGGACGCCCTCGAACGCGGCGACCCCGACGCGGCCGTCGCGGCCACGGTCGCCAACCTCGACCCCGTCCTCCGCGGCCTCGGCTCAGCTCTCGCCTAA
- a CDS encoding maleylpyruvate isomerase N-terminal domain-containing protein has protein sequence MMCGHYRQAAGPGWALLGDAVHQASLDDGSGLSGYGAWRDERAAEHYEWSFRLARFSSPGANAHYAGLAADPVAAQGFLDTFTKRVRPSAVHTPARIARWTTAWAYEDGLRRARSLVEDRPGALAAPVPACPEWTVRDLLAHLTGVAEETVRGHVLPGSRRRLDRPRAGRGS, from the coding sequence ATGATGTGCGGCCATTACCGCCAGGCCGCGGGCCCCGGCTGGGCGCTGCTCGGCGACGCCGTACACCAGGCCTCCCTGGACGACGGGTCCGGCCTGTCCGGGTACGGCGCTTGGCGCGACGAGCGGGCCGCCGAGCACTACGAGTGGTCCTTCCGTCTGGCCCGGTTCTCCTCGCCCGGCGCGAACGCGCACTACGCCGGACTCGCCGCCGATCCCGTGGCGGCGCAGGGTTTCCTGGACACCTTCACCAAGCGGGTCCGGCCCTCCGCGGTGCACACCCCGGCCCGGATCGCGCGGTGGACTACCGCGTGGGCCTACGAGGACGGGCTCCGCCGGGCGCGCTCGCTGGTCGAGGACCGGCCCGGCGCCCTGGCCGCGCCAGTGCCCGCGTGTCCGGAGTGGACCGTGCGGGACCTGCTGGCGCATCTCACTGGTGTCGCGGAGGAAACCGTGCGGGGGCACGTACTTCCCGGAAGCCGCCGACGCCTGGACCGACCCCGAGCTGGCCGCGGCTCGTGA
- a CDS encoding VOC family protein, which produces MSGRIVHFEIPFDDGERARGFYREAFGWNVTEMPEMNYTSLATGPTSEQGMPSEPGFINGGMFARAESAPKSPVITIDVASIDEALQKIEQLGGSKVVGRTEIPGMGFYAYFADSEGNVVGLWENLPQS; this is translated from the coding sequence ATGAGCGGCAGGATCGTCCACTTCGAGATCCCCTTCGACGACGGCGAGCGAGCCCGCGGCTTCTACCGCGAGGCGTTCGGCTGGAACGTCACCGAGATGCCCGAGATGAACTACACGAGCCTGGCCACCGGCCCCACCTCCGAGCAGGGCATGCCGAGCGAGCCCGGTTTCATCAACGGCGGCATGTTCGCGCGCGCGGAGTCCGCACCCAAGAGCCCGGTGATCACCATCGACGTGGCGAGCATCGACGAGGCTCTGCAGAAGATCGAGCAGCTCGGCGGATCCAAGGTGGTCGGGCGCACCGAGATCCCTGGCATGGGGTTCTACGCGTACTTCGCCGACAGCGAGGGCAACGTCGTGGGCCTGTGGGAGAACCTGCCGCAGAGCTGA
- a CDS encoding DUF1622 domain-containing protein, producing the protein MTFSGVMEHVAQGFEAAGAFALVVGLLWSLVVAARLWRKEGNRRGYRALRETFGGVLLLGLEILVAADLIRTVAVTPTLESVAVLGLIVLIRTFLSFSLQVEIDGVPPWRRALASGATTIARAAQANRTTPAVSRGAAVTASTQEES; encoded by the coding sequence ATGACGTTCTCCGGGGTGATGGAGCACGTCGCACAGGGTTTCGAGGCGGCGGGGGCATTCGCGCTGGTCGTCGGCCTGCTGTGGTCGCTGGTCGTCGCGGCTCGGCTGTGGCGGAAGGAGGGCAACCGCAGGGGGTACCGCGCGCTGCGGGAGACGTTCGGCGGGGTGCTGTTGCTGGGGCTGGAGATCCTCGTCGCGGCGGATCTGATCCGGACGGTGGCGGTCACGCCGACCCTGGAGAGCGTCGCCGTCCTCGGGCTGATCGTGCTGATCCGCACCTTCCTTAGTTTCTCCTTGCAGGTCGAAATCGACGGGGTCCCGCCCTGGCGGCGCGCCCTCGCCAGTGGGGCCACCACGATCGCCCGCGCCGCGCAGGCCAACCGGACCACACCGGCTGTGAGCCGTGGCGCGGCCGTCACGGCATCGACGCAGGAGGAGTCATGA